Proteins from a genomic interval of Candidatus Methanomethylicota archaeon:
- a CDS encoding 2Fe-2S iron-sulfur cluster-binding protein produces MAGQTELRKTVKIYIMGKEYEVPAGITIMKAVEYAGYQYIRGAGCRGGFCGACATIYRLKGDYRLYTALACQTTVQDGMYLVQIPFAPAEKVKYNIEELKPTGATVLALYPEVARCVACNACTKACPQELQVMDAIQMIKRGDIAKAAELCFDCISCGLCSIRCPAEIIHYHVFQLVRRLYGKYIAPKAKHLEIRVKEIEEGKFDMELDRLVKMNLAELKKLYDSRDIEEVGG; encoded by the coding sequence ATGGCGGGTCAAACTGAACTTAGGAAGACCGTGAAAATATACATTATGGGTAAGGAGTATGAGGTTCCTGCTGGGATAACTATAATGAAGGCTGTTGAGTATGCTGGATACCAGTATATTAGGGGTGCTGGTTGTAGGGGTGGATTCTGCGGTGCATGTGCAACGATATATAGGCTTAAGGGGGATTACAGACTCTACACAGCTCTAGCATGCCAGACAACAGTTCAAGATGGAATGTACCTTGTTCAAATACCCTTTGCACCAGCAGAGAAGGTTAAGTATAATATTGAGGAGTTAAAGCCTACGGGTGCAACTGTATTGGCATTGTATCCAGAAGTAGCTAGGTGTGTTGCATGCAATGCATGTACTAAGGCATGCCCACAGGAATTGCAGGTCATGGATGCAATACAGATGATTAAGAGGGGGGATATAGCTAAAGCCGCTGAGTTATGCTTTGATTGCATTTCATGTGGATTATGTAGCATTAGATGTCCAGCTGAAATAATCCATTACCACGTATTCCAGTTGGTTAGGAGGCTCTATGGCAAGTACATCGCTCCAAAAGCCAAGCATCTTGAAATTAGGGTTAAGGAGATAGAGGAGGGGAAGTTTGATATGGAACTTGATAGACTGGTTAAAATGAATCTTGCTGAATTGAAGAAGTTGTATGATAGTAGGGATATTGAGGAGGTAGGGGGGTAG
- a CDS encoding 4Fe-4S dicluster domain-containing protein: MFRGLPQTVYELSGKNPYLCIQCGICSGSCPMIKDMDVPPHQVIRMIQLDMPEVLNCKTIWVCASCNTCSVRCPRDIDPARMINVLRTIVQRKNIYPVDLRRVKGLGDLPQIALISASRKLTG, from the coding sequence ATGTTTAGAGGTTTACCTCAAACTGTTTATGAGTTGAGTGGGAAGAATCCATACCTATGTATTCAATGTGGTATTTGTAGTGGTAGTTGTCCAATGATTAAGGATATGGATGTTCCTCCACATCAAGTTATAAGGATGATTCAACTCGATATGCCTGAGGTTTTGAATTGCAAGACCATTTGGGTTTGTGCTTCATGTAATACTTGTAGTGTTAGGTGTCCGAGGGATATAGATCCAGCTAGAATGATAAATGTCCTTAGAACCATTGTTCAACGTAAAAACATTTATCCAGTGGATTTGAGGAGGGTTAAGGGGCTTGGGGATTTACCTCAAATAGCTCTGATATCAGCTTCAAGGAAGCTTACGGGGTGA
- a CDS encoding FAD-binding protein, with protein sequence MSQKVGYPDYMREYIKIVEETRERRLKERYRRLSPDERMELLKVWHPDYKEGTKRPIKIGPSAGLMVPHEVANLIEAYPLIDPKDIDLSRIDYDVDILVIGSGGAGTSAAIWANIEGIPAENILIATKLRFGDANTKMAQGGIQAADRPNDSPARHFLDIMGGGLYANDPELVRELVRDAPFIIKWLEDLGVIFDKEPDGTMIEVSGGGASRNRMHSCKDYTGLEIMRVLMDEALNRGINVLEFSPAIELLTDDYGNRVTGAILWNMETKEYYVARAKAVILATGGYGRLHIQNFPTTNHYGATMDGVVLAYRVGAKLRDLDATQYHPTGAAYPDQILGLLITEKVRSMGAQLVNIDGEQFVYPLETRDAVSAAIIRECYGRNKGVVTPTGVRGVWLDTPMVDIVRGEGATKRYLSSVYRMYARFGIDVTKEPILVFPTLHYMNGGVCINKYGQVLGVNGIIEGFFAAGEVTGGVHGKNRLMGNSLLEILVYGRRAGISAAKYVKSGVSPGKLTLNHIPRYVEELEKIGVPRDRRSPMLLPEYRGEKVLSKAIPIFPI encoded by the coding sequence ATGTCTCAAAAGGTTGGGTATCCAGATTACATGAGGGAATACATTAAGATTGTGGAGGAGACTAGGGAGAGGAGGCTTAAGGAGAGGTATAGGAGGCTTAGCCCAGATGAGAGGATGGAGCTCCTCAAAGTTTGGCATCCAGATTATAAGGAGGGGACTAAGAGACCCATAAAGATTGGTCCAAGTGCTGGATTAATGGTTCCACATGAAGTTGCAAATCTCATTGAAGCCTACCCACTAATAGATCCTAAGGATATAGATTTAAGTAGGATAGATTACGATGTGGATATACTTGTAATTGGAAGTGGGGGTGCAGGGACTTCTGCAGCCATATGGGCTAACATTGAAGGTATACCTGCAGAGAATATTCTCATAGCTACAAAGCTTAGGTTTGGGGATGCAAATACCAAGATGGCTCAAGGTGGTATACAAGCTGCGGATAGACCGAATGATAGTCCTGCAAGACATTTCCTAGACATTATGGGTGGTGGACTGTATGCAAATGACCCTGAGCTCGTTAGGGAGCTTGTTAGAGATGCACCATTCATAATAAAGTGGCTTGAGGATTTAGGCGTGATATTTGATAAGGAGCCTGATGGAACTATGATTGAAGTTTCAGGTGGAGGTGCATCTAGGAATAGGATGCATTCATGTAAAGATTACACTGGACTTGAAATTATGCGTGTATTGATGGATGAAGCTTTAAATAGGGGGATAAATGTGTTGGAATTCTCCCCAGCAATAGAGTTGCTAACAGATGATTATGGAAATAGGGTTACAGGTGCAATCTTATGGAATATGGAGACGAAGGAGTATTATGTTGCTAGAGCTAAAGCCGTAATCTTAGCTACTGGAGGTTATGGTAGACTACACATACAAAACTTTCCAACTACAAACCACTATGGAGCCACAATGGATGGAGTAGTCCTAGCTTATAGGGTTGGGGCAAAGCTAAGGGATCTAGACGCCACACAATACCATCCAACAGGTGCAGCATATCCAGATCAGATACTTGGATTGCTCATAACTGAGAAGGTTAGATCCATGGGTGCACAGCTAGTTAACATTGATGGTGAACAATTCGTATATCCACTTGAAACTAGGGATGCTGTTTCAGCTGCGATAATAAGGGAGTGTTATGGTAGGAATAAAGGCGTAGTTACACCGACTGGGGTTAGGGGGGTTTGGCTTGACACTCCAATGGTGGACATTGTTAGAGGCGAGGGCGCTACTAAGAGGTATCTATCCTCAGTTTATAGGATGTATGCCCGGTTCGGTATAGATGTCACAAAAGAGCCTATACTCGTCTTCCCAACCCTACACTACATGAATGGCGGTGTATGTATAAACAAGTATGGACAAGTTTTAGGTGTTAATGGAATCATTGAAGGTTTCTTTGCAGCTGGGGAAGTTACGGGTGGAGTTCATGGGAAGAATAGGCTTATGGGCAATTCACTACTAGAAATTCTCGTTTATGGTAGGAGGGCTGGTATTTCAGCTGCAAAGTATGTTAAGAGTGGTGTTAGCCCGGGGAAGTTAACATTGAACCACATACCCAGATATGTTGAGGAGCTTGAGAAAATTGGTGTCCCAAGGGATAGGCGTTCACCAATGCTACTACCAGAATATAGAGGGGAAAAGGTTCTATCCAAAGCCATACCAATATTCCCAATTTAA
- a CDS encoding heterodisulfide reductase, subunit B — translation MYYPGCSVKDYAKSYEDSAIAVLKLFDVELVELDRWNCCGVVYEYSADAVMQHVAPLRDLIRAQEFMGRVGDNRLITLCSMCYSTLKKVNEIVTSDPEKLDNLSKYMDDEPRYNCGVDVKHVLEIILDDNIIGFKRVRGAVKRDLSKLKVAPFYSCSLLRPRGIGIDDPEDPHILSDLISSLGAKPIKFPYEKRCCGSYNVVYDRSMVERTVGEIVRAAGRWGADMIITACPLCHYNLNIVRNKFNIPTLYFTELMAYAMGLDEKLSQETLSIFKSKIGGG, via the coding sequence ATGTATTACCCTGGCTGCTCAGTTAAGGATTACGCTAAAAGCTATGAGGATTCCGCCATCGCAGTTTTGAAACTTTTTGATGTGGAGCTTGTGGAGCTGGATAGATGGAATTGTTGTGGCGTAGTGTATGAGTATTCTGCTGATGCAGTTATGCAACATGTGGCTCCACTGAGGGATCTTATAAGGGCTCAAGAATTTATGGGTAGGGTTGGGGATAATAGGCTTATAACCCTATGCTCCATGTGTTATAGTACATTGAAGAAGGTTAATGAGATCGTTACAAGTGATCCTGAGAAGCTTGATAATCTAAGTAAGTACATGGATGATGAGCCTAGATATAATTGTGGTGTGGATGTTAAGCATGTGCTTGAAATAATATTGGATGATAATATCATAGGTTTTAAGAGGGTTAGGGGGGCTGTTAAGAGGGATTTAAGCAAATTAAAGGTTGCACCATTCTATAGTTGTTCACTACTTAGACCAAGGGGTATTGGTATAGATGACCCTGAAGATCCACATATACTATCAGATCTTATCTCCAGTTTAGGCGCTAAGCCCATTAAATTCCCATATGAGAAGAGGTGTTGTGGTTCTTATAATGTGGTTTATGATAGGAGTATGGTTGAGAGGACTGTTGGGGAGATAGTTAGAGCTGCTGGGAGGTGGGGTGCAGACATGATAATAACTGCATGTCCACTTTGCCATTACAACTTAAATATTGTTAGAAACAAATTTAATATACCAACACTATATTTCACTGAGTTGATGGCTTATGCCATGGGCCTCGATGAAAAACTATCCCAAGAAACTCTTTCAATATTTAAGAGTAAAATTGGTGGTGGGTGA
- a CDS encoding 4Fe-4S dicluster domain-containing protein, whose amino-acid sequence MNLEEQKVLFYDPNKCSGCLYCMEVCSYKHYGVIDISKAYLMVALNPEGNPLFINNYCSHCQDPFCMAACPVGPKAISKDPITGFVLINPALCIGCRSCNYACPISIPFFDEKLRVSVKCDACKGEFLCAKYCSTGALQVLPRREVLERVRS is encoded by the coding sequence TTGAATTTAGAGGAACAGAAAGTGCTCTTCTATGATCCAAATAAATGTTCAGGATGCCTATATTGCATGGAGGTTTGCTCATACAAGCATTATGGGGTAATTGATATTTCGAAGGCATACTTGATGGTGGCATTGAACCCTGAGGGGAATCCACTCTTCATAAACAATTACTGCAGTCATTGTCAAGACCCATTTTGTATGGCTGCATGTCCAGTGGGACCTAAAGCTATAAGTAAGGATCCCATAACAGGCTTTGTATTAATAAATCCAGCTCTATGTATTGGTTGTAGAAGCTGTAATTATGCATGCCCCATCTCAATACCATTTTTCGATGAGAAATTGAGGGTTAGCGTTAAATGTGATGCATGTAAAGGTGAATTTCTATGTGCAAAGTATTGTAGTACTGGTGCACTTCAAGTATTACCTAGGAGGGAGGTTTTGGAGAGGGTGAGATCATGA
- a CDS encoding glycine cleavage system protein H, with the protein MSKSYVLREGIYYIPDHTWAELLPDGTVRVGITDYAQKMLKTVRRIRLESVGTTVSQYEPFGVIESTKATSDLISPVSGVIKQVNERVLKQPSLVNVDPYGAGWLVIIQPTKWEEEKDELLTAEEYSKYQQ; encoded by the coding sequence ATGAGTAAGAGTTATGTTTTGCGTGAAGGCATATACTACATTCCAGACCATACATGGGCTGAACTTCTACCAGATGGTACTGTTAGGGTTGGGATAACAGATTATGCGCAAAAGATGTTGAAGACCGTTAGGAGAATTAGATTAGAGAGTGTTGGCACAACAGTTTCACAGTATGAGCCCTTCGGAGTTATAGAGTCCACTAAAGCCACCAGCGACCTTATATCCCCAGTTAGTGGTGTTATAAAGCAGGTTAATGAGAGGGTTTTAAAGCAACCATCACTTGTTAATGTAGATCCATATGGAGCTGGATGGCTAGTTATAATTCAACCAACAAAGTGGGAAGAGGAGAAGGATGAACTTTTAACTGCCGAAGAGTACTCTAAGTATCAGCAGTGA